TGAAGCTTTATAGTTTGCTATATCCAACTCTTGAGGAAGACACactgtttgttttggggttgtTTTATGTCTTGGCTGTGTTTACTGTCCACAGATGTCTTGTagggtgtgtagagagtgttaATGCTTTCTGTGTCTGCAGGTCCATTGGCGCTTTTCCAGTCTGGCCTGGTTATAATTTGATTAAATGTGCAATTAACATAGATCTTTTCCAGGCTCAATCATGGACGGCTTTGCCAAAATAATGACTGGACAGTTGTTTGCTTATTGCAGCATTTACACTTTTACCTCAGTAGCAAGTTTGTGTTCAGCTACTCCTTCTAAATCACTTAACTACATTACAAAACGTTCTTCTGTGAGTTGCATGGAAAAACATTCCTCCTGAAGATGCTGCTAAGTTTCCAGATGTCACTAATGCTGCTTTAAGAAGTGCATGGATTATGGattataaatggattaaaacaaaacaaaaaaaaaagcctggtgGGTCTTATCCATTGGTGGTTTTCTTTTCCTAAAGCTTTGTCCACACATGCATCGATTTTTATGATGTCAACAGTAGGCCTTCCTAATagttgttgccatggtaataatgTTCATCATtgcagaagaagaagcctttatttttcacatatacattaaaacacagtggaattctggggcttgaaccaccaaccttctgatcaacaacccagagtttTGGGTGGGGTTAATAGCATTTCACAGtaaaaatcagttttcttgtcgctaaaatgaaacattctgtagggagatttggtgtttgtatataaaattcaccAGTGTATATAAGCATCATGTCATACAAGATGAAGGAGTAGCAGTGTGAGCTTTTTGCCACATGCACTCTACTGTCTTCCATTTACTTCTTCACTGCAGCAGGTTGCTCCATATGTGTGCAAATTTCTCTCAGCTTTATTGCCTCACTGGAGACAACCACATTGAAAGCTCTCATTGAAAATGGAATGTTCTCCGTTCACTTTGTTGCCACgagttgtatgtgtgagttgtaACATGGCATAAGACAGCAAATTCTGCCCATAAAGTTCTAACTAGTTGATGAGAGTGCGTTAAATGAGCTACATGCTTACCTCTGCAGTTTCGTGCAGCTCTACTCTGGCTTACAGCAAGAGTATTACTCATAACGTTGTTGGCTTCTAAACTGATGTTTTATTCTTCCAGGCATATGCTCGATTTGCTGGAACCCCACTGAAAGTTCACAAGATCTCCAACCCCTGGAGGAGTCCCACAGGtaggcagattttttttttaatgtttttccatGGGATTTTAATGGTTGTTTTCTGGCCAGCCATGCATCATTAATGTAAGTATTTGCTTTTAGGCTGATCAAGTTACCTCAAATTGCAGAAAGTGACTAAGCCGCTATTTCCAGAAAACTGACACTGATCTGCACTGGATCTTGTGTCAGAAGACATCGACATAGCAGCTTAGTGCTCACTGTATCCTGTACAACACAAGCTTTATGTTCCTGCCTCAGCATTACTCTTCTGCCATGATAAGCTTTTTCTTTAGATGCATGAGTAGCATTCGTACTGTTTATAAGTTACTGCAATCTGTGGTACTCTAGTATATAATACTAGAAAACAATTGTACTAATGTTACATCTTTTAAATCTATAAGTAACATAGAAACACTGAGCAGCGTTTGAATAAGAATTGTCATAGGATATGAAGAAGAATCAGTGTGTTTCTTTGCCAAATATCAACTGTCTTCACCCCTGTTGGTAGTCACAGCACCAGGTCACTTCATATTTGCATAAGGTtcaacttttctcaactttgttgCATAACTGGGCATATCCACTTTGTCACCAATGCTTACTTTCActcaaaatattatattattcatcacATTAGCCTTAAAATAATGTGAGGAGAATATTGTAGCAGGTGTATTGACGgactgatctgtgtgtttggGCTGTATGCTCCCAGGTTCACTCCCTGCTCTGAAGACCAAAGAGGATGGGAGCTTCTCTCAACCCAGCAAGATTATCATCCAGCTCAGGAAACAGGTAGCTCACTGACTTTGACTCATCAGCCACAGCTTTTGGCCCATTTTAGCTTGGCTAACATGTAAGTTCCAAACAAATGCACTAAACTGTAATACATTTAGACAGTTTCAGAGTCACTGTGGATTGTGGACAGAAACTCTATCAGAAAGTCTCCTATATTCCCATTAAAATTAGCCAAACCATTATAGGGGGATATTTGCTTTACTTTCTGACATTTGGCACATGCTATGACCTTTTTATCTCATTGCCATGAACCAGTTGCTTGTTACACTGCAATgttaataaaattgaaaaaaaaaaaaaaaagtaaattgaaaaaaaatgaaaatgggaAATATGTCAGTGTACAATTACACTGCAGTCTGTGCGAAttttcaaatctgattggtcagtaggtgtaCAAGGTAAACAAATGtaattgttttaataaattatttctatAGTTACAACTCATTTACAGGGATTTGTATAGTGGACATCTATGATTTAATGATCTAAGGCTAATAATTAACAGATTATAAAACATCTTGTTATTAAACAAATAACTTGTGATATGGTGAAACTGTATGTGAAGAGAGGGGAAGTTTTCTGATGTAGGGGAGTCTTTTGCACTTTCTGGTTTCTGGGTATCAAGACTAGCTTCATTTTTGATTTCCAAACTTAAAAAGTAAGAGGAAAAAACTGATGCTGCTGTGGGAATGATTGTTTATAGATGCGATGATAcaagtgaaaacaggaactaacaTGTCTTGTGGacattccacagcattaaatgtaacttcATATGTTAAAAAGTATGTGGTGTCATTTATCAATAAATGAATTGTAAAAATTGCTGTGATGTATCATATTTCTCACTTTGCCTGTTCTAactttctgctttattttgtaTTACGATAACTCTGATCATATCTCGGTATGGTCCTCATGTTGAAACCTGAATCTCTGCTAATGTGCGGGAAAACtgtgttgtttatttcagaaataCAATGCAGACTACGACCTTTCTGCGAAAGAAGGGGCCGACGCACTCGCTTTCATCTCTCTGTTGGAAGAAAAGCTGATGCCTGCTCTGGTAAGATTCACATGAGGAGTACAGAAGCTCGTTTGCAGAGATACATGATCCAGTCCTGTTAGTGATATAAATGATAAGAAAGGTGGACTGGTGTTCCCTGGAAGTTGAAAGGGGGCCAATATTATATAACAATATCTTTTTCATTACTTCTCATTACATGCTGTTTATCTTAACAAGCTCGCTCTCCTGCTATAATTTCTCCTATGATTCATTAATAGGTAAACAGTGACTGGGTTATTATCTCTGCTATTTAGTAGCTGCTGTATAACAATTCCTGACAGTTTCCTCTCAGTTGGAGCCAGTGAAGCTGGAGTTAGACCATTTTTAACTCTTCCATCACTCGAATTGCTGTTATGAAGGGAAATCCATAGGAAGCTTATGTTATTAACCACAGAGATAATGTTACTATACTGTTATTTATcattatacaaatatttattattattatactaatatattGACTTTTACAAGGAATGATCTCCACTCACACATCTCTGTAAATGTCATTTTCTTCGTTCTGTTCCATGGTTGTCTATTGTGCACACTCTTGCAGATTTATGCTCTGTGGGTTGACCCTAAGAACTATGCTGAGGTGACACGTCGCTGGTATGCAGAGAACATCTCCTTTCCACTGAACTTTTTCCTGCCGAGCCGCATGCAGGGCCAGCAgctggagagagtgagactcATGTGGGGAAACAGCACTCTGGAGGCCGGCGAGGAGGCTGAAAAAGAGGTGCACAGGCATGGAATTATGGGTTAAAGTGGGACAGATTGTAGCAATCTAAAGCCCAGGTGTCCATACTTGCAGCTGGGGATTGACCCTGCAGCCAATTTTGTTTCCACGGCTAATATAATAACATAATCCAACCAAACAGAATCTTGATGATCATCAGAATATTACAGGCAGAGGTGTTGAGAGACGTACTGCTGCTCTGCGTACCACAGATTCTTTTTatatgcacacacgcacgcacacacacacacacatacacacttttagACACCTGcaagtttgatttattttatcatgATGTCACAGACATAGtaattgtgttttttcccccaaagacaaaaaaaaacctccctttttctttttctctttgaaGCTATATGCCGATGCTCTGGAGTGCATGAATCTTCTCTCTCAGCGCCTCGGCTCAAACAGATTTTTCTTCGGGGACTCGTAAGTTACTCAACACACAAAGGCTTAAATTAGACCTTTCGAAAATGGATTTGAAGAAGCTTCCCTCCTTCTTTGTCTCACAGCACTAGTTCCTAAAGTGATGACTACTTTATTTGTAAGCCAGTAAATCTGTTAAATAGTGAGTCTGCACAGCTTCTTCTTCTAAGGCCCTATTTGTTAAGGAGGCACTGAAGCAAATTTATCTCCAGACCTGAAGAAAAAGATATGACTTCTAGTTAACTTGTATGATGTCATCAGTAGGAATGGGTTAGGCAAGCTCTAAAAGCTCAGAGGATGTGAAAGACATCAGAGGCAGATATAAATTTGTACAAGTTATTAGATCATATTTATATCACATTCAGAAAAGGAAATACAGGTCTTcgaactgaactgaacttttttttttcccctcttaaaTTCCATTTCTCTGTATGGAAAGTTTTGCACATAAATCTATTTTGTGgatttgtgttaaatgtattttaGCTAGTTTTTAAGAAAACATATTTCTTCTGCACATGTTTTAAGATTTTGAAGAATTCCATCATCACATATTTAAAGTACCAGAGTATGCACTCACTGAgcgctttattaggaacactgcactaatactgGGTAGAGTTTCCCTTTTTGGCATGGATTCCTCAAGATCATGGAAACACTTCTTTGAGCTTCTGGTCCACGTTGACATGATTACATCACACAGTTGCTGCAGATTATTCAGGTGCACTTTCATGCAGCAAATTTCCTGTTCTGCCACATCCACAACGTGTTCTATTCTGCTGACTGGGAGAACACTTAACTCATTGTCACATTCCTGAAGGCAGTTTGAAGGACTTTTGCTTTGTGAGATTGATTTGTATGAACAGGCgcaaagtgtgccaagaaaacattcctcacaccattataccactctaccaTCTGTGTCCAGTTTTGGGGAGTCTGTGCCCACTACAGCCTCAGGTTTCTGTTCTaacagaagtggaacctgacATGGTCTTCTGCTCTTGTAGCCCATCCTCctcatgcttttctgctcacctcaGTTGTACACATTGTTTATCTGAGTTACGGTAGCCTTTCTGGCAGCTCAAACCACTATGGCTAATCTATGttgacctctcttatcaacatggtgtgtttgtctggtgtgtggtgtgtgtctgcagaACTGCCTCCCActgaatttttaatttttttttttatattgaatgGAGTAAATTTTAGAGATGTGCATGTAAAATACTTAAACCTGCCACATCAGTGCTCTCTGGGGCTATTGTAGAATTGCTTTGACGATCTATGAAGAACAGGCTATAAAAAGCTCACTTTAAGATCTACCCTCCAGGCCCTCCTCCCTTGATGCCTATGTGTTTGGTCATTTGGCACCTCTACTAAAGATCAGGCTGCCCAGCAGCAGACTACAGCAGCAACTGAAGGCTCTGGACAACCTGACCAAATTCTGCTCTAACATTCTCTCCCTCTACTTCCCTGATGAGAGTCAAGGTGAGCTATCAGTCACTATTGGGAGAATCGTATTTGCTACAGACGAACTAATAACATCCTGCCTCTGAGGTATAAAAATTCTTTGTTGTTTGAGATTAAGATGAGATGAAGTGGTGTACTGTTATCATGTATGGTTTGGTGCCTTGTGCCCAGTGTTATCAGGATCAGCTCCAAAATTAACGTGACCCAGCTCAGGATGAAGCGGTTACTggagacaaataaataaacatgatttAATCCCTTATTTATTTGTGAACAGAAGGAAGGAGTCAGCCGACATCCCGTGTGCAGGAAGGGAGTGACTTTGACCACGAGCCTTACAAGAGACACAAGCAGCTGCTGTCTGTCCTTGTAGCTGTAGCAGCCATGCTGGGTTACGCTCTTCTCAGCGGCATTGTTGCTATTGAGCATGTGAAGGAGGAGAGGTCAACAGGAAACTCCTCTATTGAACCTCCGGATGAAGAAGAGGCATGATGAAGAGAGGAGTGGGAAATATATAAGGACGCTATTTATCTGGTGGATAGAAATTTTCACTGGAGATTCTTACTGTGAGGAAGATTAAGAGTACCATGTGTCTAATCAGAGAACTTTAAAAAGCGCATATATgacaatcatttatttttctgtttttttttttttttttttttatttcatcctgTGGTCCTTTAAACTATTCTAGTTTCTACTAGATTCTACTATTAGTAACATTTAGCTTTTCATTGTACTTTATCTGAAATGTACTATGACAGGTTCTAGGATCTGGCTCAAAATTGATAATCGGAAATTGCCCATACTAAAAGTCTAATTTCTGTGTGGGTTGTAGACTTGGTGATAAatacagtgtttttttattgacaTATTGGTTTTACTTAGTAAATGTTTGTTCAAATTCCACTGATGGACCAATTAATGTATCTCAGCTTGATAAGCAGTCTCTGCTCATAGCACTTAGATGACATCTTGTTCGCTTGCTGCCTTGTTCACTAAGACACACATTCCTGCTGACCTTTGCAATTTTCAGACAAGTAATGATGTTCAGGGGACATTAGTGCTTAAGTAACTGattaatgtattatatttgttttacttaatatttttatgttgtatttGTATGGCTTTTAAAACACACTGGTAGTAACATTTGAAAGAGGAGCTTTAATAAAGTGTTATTTACCTGGTTGCAAAGTGCatgatcacattttcttttgtatttaaaaagtgCCATCTTAATGTCTGCTCTATCATTTAGTTAATATGATTATTTCAAAAACATTTATCCATATCTTGCATTAGAGTGCTAGCTTGAGAGCCAGGCTTGATGATCCTGCGTAtgcatgtttgtatgtgtgtgcgtgtgagtgtgtgtacttgcATGTGTGTACTTGCTTGCAAGACGAGGAGTTTGTAGTTGTTGAAAGGAAGTAATTTGTCTGGGGCCTATAAGTCATTTTTCAGTATTCAGTCTTATGTTCCGAAAACATCCATCACAGTTTTATTCGTGTATGTACGTCTGGGACCTTCTACATTTCTTATATATAGtaccttgcaaaagtattcatacACTTTgagcttttccacattttgtcacgTTACAACCACAAacgtaaatatattttattgggaTAGACAAACACAAAGTGGTATATAATTCTGAActgaaaggaaaataataaatggttttaaagatttttgacaaataaaatctgaaaaccTAATTAGTTaatagagactgtgtgtaatctCAGTATAAATACAGCTGTACTTTAAAGCCCTCAGAGGTTTGTTAGAGAACATTAGTGAACAAACACCATCATGAAGCCAATGGAACACACCAGACAGCTCagggattttagtttaaagcaGGGttagtttataaaaaaatatcccaaGCTTTGAGCATCTCACCGTGCACTGTTCAATCCATCAGCCGAAAATGGAAAGAGTATGGCACAACTGGCAAACCTACCAAGACATGGCTGTCCACCTAAACTGACAGGCCAGGCAAGGACAGCATTAATCAGAGAAGCAGCCAAGAGACCCAGGGTAACTCTCAAGGAGCTGCAGAGATCCACAGCTCAGGTGGGAGAATCTGTCCACAGGACAACTTTTAGTCATGCACTCCACAAATCTGGCCTTTATGGAAGAGTGGCAGAAAGAAAGCTATAAGAAGTCCAGTTTGCAGTTTGTGACAAGCCATGTGGGGAACACAGCAAACATGTGGAAGAAGGTGCTCTGGTCAGACGAGAccaaatttgacattttttgcCTGAATGCAAAATGCTATGTGTGGCGGAAAACTAACACTACACATTACCCTGAACACACCATTCCCCCCATGAATTATGGTGGTGGCAGGGAGAGGGAAGCTGGTCAGAGGTGATGGGAAGATGGATGGAGCCAAATACAGGGCAATCTTAGAAGAAAACCTGTTTAAGTCTGCAAAAGACTTGAGACTGGGGCGGAGGTTCACCTTCCAGCAGGACAACAACCCAACAGCCAGAGCTACATACATATAGCTAGAGCTACAATGGAATGGTTCAGATCAAAGCATATTCATGTGTTAGAATGGCCCAGTCAAAGTCCAGAGAATCTGTGACAAGAATTGAAAATTGTTTCATCCAATCTGACTGAGCTTGAGCTATTTTGCAAAGAAGAATTTTACTCTCTAGATGGGCAAAGCTGGAAGAGATGTACCCCAAAAGACTTGCAGCTTTAATTGCAGCAAAAGGTGGTTCTAAAAAGTATTGACTCTGGAGGGCTGAATACAAATGTATGTCACactttttagatatttatttgcaaaaaaaattgaaaactaTTTATCATTTTCCTTCCACTTCACAATTATGTGCCACTTTGTGTTGGAcatgacaaaatgtggaaaagttcaagggtatgaatacttttgcaaggcactgtataaATATAATTCTGCCTAATTTTTCTTACCTCCATTCCATTTTAAATCACATTCAGCAGTAAATTTGAGTGACTTCATGGAATAGATGTCTATTTAAAAATGGATCATTCTTTATTAAGTTTAACAAACAGTTGATGACCTGGCTGATAATCTATAGTGAGTTACATCGACTCAGTTGTGTAACCATTTATCAGCTGTGGTCATAATGATTCAGATGTTATTGATGTCTGGCTGCTGTTTGAGCACAGCTGAATCTGAAGCTTTGAAAGAAATCTTTGAATCTTGATTTGTTGGTGGCGATTAAAGAAACGGATTATAATAGAAATGGACAGGCTGTTCAGATCATTTAGTATAACCCACTGAGTACCAAAGATGGAAACTGTAAACTTAATTAGCGTAGAAAAAAGCCAGATTTGGAACTCCTTCATACCTCAtactttgcacacacacacagacattttgacAGTCATGACAGTGACTATATAGATAGATGTACATTTATCTAAACTTACAGAAGGTTTGCCTGCCAAGTGCAGGCACTGAATATCAAAGTTCTACCCCTCAGCCTCTTCCTAGCATCATAGATGTTTTTCAGGCAGCTTGATTCACTGAAACCGGTTGCCACCGTGTTAACTCAACATGTGGTAAACATTATTATGCTTGCCAATCAGATTCAGCCAGGTCATCATGTGTGGTACTAGCTGATGTTGAGGATGATAGGAATGATAACAGAAGCCATAGAACAAATTCTTCTGGGCTTTCTGGAGCTATTATCCTTCAGTAGTGACTTATCAGACTTTGACCTCATACACCATAAACAAATGTTAATTTGTCTTAGTGTAAGTGACTCGGGCTCTAGCCTGCTAGAGATACAAGGGTCTCCTAAGTGCACAGggtgacaagacaagacagtgcagacaaacaacatataaaccgactctgtgcaaaagaatagtgttgactgagtgcaaatattaaagttaacgtgaacaggatcaatataaagtgtaatgtaaagtgacatatgcgtgcaaacaggacaatttttgtgtgtgtctgtgtccagcacagtatagttctctgttgaaagcagttctcagatgtgtgtgtttctgtgtccagCATAGTTCATTTCTCgttgggaacacagttctcagtttttgtgcgtgtgtgtgtgttgtgtatgtgtgtgtgtccgtgtccagcataGTTCAgcttctctgttgagatcagatctcggttgtatgtgagtgtgtgtgtgtgtgcgtgtgtgtgtgtgtgtccatgtctagctcagttcagttctctgttgagatacctgtttgcctgagggaagaagctgttcaacagtctggttgtgcgggtccgaatgcttcggtacctctttccggatggcaggagggtgaagagtgtgtgtgaggggtgtgtgtgatcatccataatgctgtttgctttgcggatgcagcgtgtggagtaaatgtctgtaatagagggaagagagactccgatgatcttctcagctgctctcactatctgctgaagggacttgcgatccgagacggtgcaattcccaaaccaggcagtgatgcagctgctcaggatgctcttgatggtccctctgtagaaggtggtcaggatgggaggtggaagatgagccttcctcacccttcgcaggaagtagagacgctgctgggcttttctggtgatggaggtgatgttgagtgaccaggtgaggtcctccgccaggtgaacaccaaggaatttggtgctcttgacgatctccacgatggacccataGATGTTCACTGGAGAATGGTCACttcgtgctctcctgaagtcaacaaccatctctttcattttctccacattcagggacaggttgttggctttataccaggctgttagccgttgcacctcctctctggaCACTTCATATCACTATACCACGCTCCCTccgatctactagcactgctggaCTGTTCCCATCATCTCTTacggtaagaggtaggtatacgtcaagactcttttctgttctggcagtGAGGTGGTGGAATAAGCTTCCCCTAGATAtacgaacagctgagtcactggctttCTTCAAACAGAGGATGAAGATctgcctcttcctgaaacacttaaactagctcttatttttcctgtCTGTTTTATGAATTGCTCTatgtatttaaacaaaaaaaaaatcctcccaacgcagttttaggctgatggtatcctaaatctgtgacctattgaactagtgttaatgtatttattgatagagacttcaaagcacttttatacgtcactctggataagggtgtaactgccagaaatgtaaatgtaaatgtaaatgcaaatatcACCCAAATATTTGATAAATCCTTTTTGAGAAGCTTTGGCTATTCTCTGGCTGGTCAGTTTGTCTCAGTGTTTTGTGCAATACTTACTGGCAAGCCATTATCTTGGGAGAATTTATATTAGACTTTGTATTTGCAATACAATTTAAAATACTCCAGCTCAGCATCCATCTTTCTCTTTGTGAAGGACATTAAACATCTTCTGTGGGCTACCAAACTAAGAGTTGTCTCTCCACTGCACCCTATGgacacacagctgtgtattacaaCACAGCCCAGGAATCCCACCTTGGCTCCTGTTCACTCCAggttttttgtgtttctttggcgtgtgtgtgtgtgtgtgtgtgtttgatgacaTCAAAATTCAGCACTATAAGAAAATATTCTGCAGCTTTGTTCTGTATGAGATTCCAATTCAGATAGAACAGGAAAGATGAAGTTTAATGCCTGAACATGTATGTCATGAATGTGTCTGCTTTTAGTTTAGTTCAGGAACTAAAAAGTGTGAGTCATCCTTTTTAGACTCACAACTGCTAAGCATTCTAACATTTTTCTGGAAactctattttttttcctatgaAAGAGAATGATTTTAACAAGCCACCCATTCCATACAGGCAGGTTACTTCATGTTTAGCGTGCCTTTTTAGCAGACACACTTTCAAATTGTGTAATGATGTTTGAAAAGGGCAAGAACCAGCCATTCATTTCAAAACCTCCTGCTTTCAAGGTCCAGCAATAATGAAGCATGAGCGGAAATATTTCCTTGGCACAGACTGTTAAAAGCGGTTGCTGAGGCAACACAGTAGCAatcaaaaataaacactttctCAGAGCATGGGAGGGAGATGTCAAGCCTGTCCTCAGTAAAACCTggctaaaaaaaagtttttctagTTTTAGTTTAAACCTTCAAATTCTATGaatcatgttattattattattattaacattactATTcacagtaatatttatttattaaacacatcTTTGAATGATTATTATAtcattccattttatttaacactgtACAGTGAATACAGTAAGGTTTCAAGGCTGTGTTTAATAAGGCTCTTAAAGGACTCTGAGGTCACATCAGAGGTCAAGTGTTTGCCTGAAGGGGTCAACTGCTGGGTCTCAGAAATACCAgtataattgttttatttcaacAGTGCCTTTATTTTCCCTACATGGTGATTTTCTGCTGTTTGTGACTGGACTACTGAATTTAGTCCAATCACAAATGAACACAGGACTGATTTATTCTGGTGATGAATGAAAAGAGTCTTGGCGGTAACAGAACATGTGTATGATCATTATGTGCATAACCTCaacatctgtttctctcttttgttccttgtactgtatgtatgtgcacTGTAGAAGGCCAGAAAAGCATTCTACTGTGAATTTCTTGGTACATTTTTGTTAGCTTCCTTCCAGTCACTATTCCATTTACTGCTGCTAAGATTCTATGTTAATGTCTCCTTTTTTCCCATTGtgtttttacaaaaatatgaCTTTAACTTAAATAAGGTCCCCATAATAAGGAACAAAAATGATAGCATGTATAGTGTCATACAGGCCTATCCTTGCTTGTTATTCTACATCAGACTAGCTGTTTTACATTTGTGAGAATTTCTGATGTCTCTGGGCGAAAAAAAAGGTTGTGAGTATTAAATATTTGAAGGCTAAACAACTTATTCGTAATTTAGTTGTGTATTTTACCCAATTTCCTGAAAATATACaattaacattaataacatttttcAGATCTTTAAGCGTCCTTTTCAATTGACAGACTTTAATTTACATGCATGTTTAGCCCATCATTTCATTATTACAAGACCTGGTTTAATTTAACTTCTGTAGACTTCTGTAATTTAATTTATCTGTAGACCTTGTGCCCTCATCTGATGggcaaaaataacaaaatacagaATAATCAGAAAGTATTTTTCTTGTATTCACCAGGaaatattcattataataaCTTTCTTTTAACATAATGTCACTTTTTTAACTTGGTGACTGTCAAATGTGCAGATTATTAGGTGAATCCATATATATTaggacagttttttttaaatttcctcATTGTTAAAATAACTTATCCAAAAGTATGTagacacatgaccatcacaaca
The nucleotide sequence above comes from Hemibagrus wyckioides isolate EC202008001 linkage group LG01, SWU_Hwy_1.0, whole genome shotgun sequence. Encoded proteins:
- the mtx1a gene encoding metaxin-1a isoform X1, with the translated sequence MAAPIELFCWKGSWGLPSVDTDSLIVLAYARFAGTPLKVHKISNPWRSPTGSLPALKTKEDGSFSQPSKIIIQLRKQKYNADYDLSAKEGADALAFISLLEEKLMPALIYALWVDPKNYAEVTRRWYAENISFPLNFFLPSRMQGQQLERVRLMWGNSTLEAGEEAEKELYADALECMNLLSQRLGSNRFFFGDSPSSLDAYVFGHLAPLLKIRLPSSRLQQQLKALDNLTKFCSNILSLYFPDESQEGRSQPTSRVQEGSDFDHEPYKRHKQLLSVLVAVAAMLGYALLSGIVAIEHVKEERSTGNSSIEPPDEEEA
- the mtx1a gene encoding metaxin-1a isoform X2, coding for MAAPIELFCWKGSWGLPSVDTDSLIVLAYARFAGTPLKVHKISNPWRSPTGSLPALKTKEDGSFSQPSKIIIQLRKQKYNADYDLSAKEGADALAFISLLEEKLMPALIYALWVDPKNYAEVTRRWYAENISFPLNFFLPSRMQGQQLERVRLMWGNSTLEAGEEAEKELYADALECMNLLSQRLGSNRFFFGDSPSSLDAYVFGHLAPLLKIRLPSSRLQQQLKALDNLTKFCSNILSLYFPDESQGRSQPTSRVQEGSDFDHEPYKRHKQLLSVLVAVAAMLGYALLSGIVAIEHVKEERSTGNSSIEPPDEEEA